The Halomicronema hongdechloris C2206 genome includes a window with the following:
- the ilvC gene encoding ketol-acid reductoisomerase has protein sequence MARMYYDSDANLNLLNGKTVAIIGYGSQGHAHALNLKDSGVSVIVGLYEGSRSVAKAEAAGLTVKPVADAAKAADWIMILLPDEVQKTVYTRDIAPNLTAGNVLSFAHGFNINFGQVVPPAEVDVVMVAPKGPGHLVRRTYTEGQGVPCLFAVQQDASGQARDRAMAYAKGIGGTRAGILETSFREETETDLFGEQVVLCGGLSALIKAGFETLVEAGYQPELAYFECLHEVKLIVDLIVEGGLATMRDSISNTAEYGDYTRGPRIVTEETRREMRKILTEIQTGQFAKEFVLENQSGNAGFTAMRRREAEHPIETVGTDLRAMFSWLKKV, from the coding sequence ATGGCCCGCATGTACTACGACAGTGACGCGAATCTGAATTTACTCAATGGTAAGACCGTGGCTATCATCGGCTATGGGTCGCAAGGCCATGCCCACGCCCTGAACCTGAAAGATAGTGGCGTGAGCGTGATCGTCGGCCTCTATGAGGGCAGTCGCTCGGTGGCCAAGGCCGAGGCGGCGGGTCTGACGGTGAAGCCGGTGGCGGATGCGGCCAAGGCGGCGGATTGGATCATGATTTTGCTGCCAGACGAGGTCCAGAAAACTGTCTACACGCGGGATATTGCCCCCAACCTGACGGCGGGAAATGTGCTCTCCTTTGCCCACGGCTTCAACATCAACTTCGGCCAGGTGGTGCCTCCGGCGGAGGTGGATGTGGTCATGGTGGCGCCGAAGGGGCCAGGACACCTGGTGCGCCGCACCTACACCGAGGGCCAAGGGGTCCCCTGTCTGTTTGCGGTGCAGCAGGACGCCTCCGGACAGGCGCGGGACCGGGCCATGGCCTACGCCAAGGGCATCGGTGGCACTCGAGCCGGCATCTTAGAGACCAGCTTCCGGGAAGAGACGGAAACGGATTTGTTTGGGGAGCAGGTGGTGCTCTGTGGTGGCCTCAGCGCCCTGATTAAGGCGGGGTTTGAGACCCTGGTCGAGGCGGGATATCAGCCGGAGCTGGCCTACTTCGAGTGTCTGCACGAGGTGAAGCTGATCGTGGACCTGATCGTCGAGGGGGGCCTGGCCACCATGCGCGACAGCATCTCGAATACGGCAGAGTACGGCGACTACACCCGCGGTCCCCGCATCGTCACCGAGGAGACCCGGCGGGAGATGCGCAAGATTCTCACCGAGATTCAGACGGGTCAATTTGCCAAGGAGTTTGTCCTGGAAAATCAGTCCGGCAATGCCGGCTTCACGGCCATGCGCCGTCGTGAGGCCGAGCACCCGATTGAGACGGTGGGGACGGATCTGCGGGCCATGTTCAGCTGGCTGAAGAAGGTCTAG
- a CDS encoding Uma2 family endonuclease — translation MSSSRPSLPQTDPPRSPRETLPTMYDLPSDCPEEPGLPDEYHYLQPQLLSATLKLSDYTADQIFSVGDMNLYYDVHHPNRYKRPDWFAVTGVPRLYEEKELRLSYVIWQEGVVPAIVVELLSPGTEKEDLGQTSASDSGIPTKWQVYEQILRVPYYVLFNRYNNALQAFQLVGDRYQPLDVSQQSAYIPTWERQLVIWRGTYQGVERAWLRWANTDGSLILTPDERADILARRLRDLGVDPDNLQ, via the coding sequence GTGTCTTCTTCACGCCCCAGCCTTCCCCAAACTGATCCACCCCGATCTCCTCGGGAAACCCTGCCCACTATGTATGACTTGCCCAGTGATTGTCCTGAGGAGCCGGGATTGCCTGACGAGTATCACTACCTGCAGCCTCAACTGCTGAGCGCCACCCTCAAGCTCAGCGATTACACCGCCGACCAGATTTTCAGCGTCGGTGATATGAACCTCTACTACGACGTCCACCACCCCAATCGCTACAAGCGTCCTGACTGGTTTGCGGTGACCGGCGTTCCCCGTCTCTATGAGGAAAAAGAGCTGCGGCTCAGCTACGTGATCTGGCAAGAAGGAGTTGTGCCTGCCATCGTCGTCGAACTACTCTCGCCTGGCACAGAAAAAGAAGACTTGGGACAAACGTCTGCCTCTGACTCCGGCATTCCCACCAAATGGCAAGTGTACGAACAGATTCTGCGGGTTCCCTATTACGTCCTGTTCAATCGCTATAACAATGCACTTCAGGCATTTCAGCTGGTAGGCGATCGCTACCAGCCTTTGGATGTCAGTCAGCAGAGCGCATATATCCCAACCTGGGAGCGGCAACTGGTGATTTGGCGGGGAACCTATCAAGGGGTTGAGCGGGCCTGGTTGCGCTGGGCCAATACCGATGGCTCCCTGATTCTGACTCCAGACGAGCGGGCCGATATCCTGGCCCGGCGGCTGCGAGACCTGGGCGTTGACCCAGATAATCTCCAGTGA
- a CDS encoding leucine-rich repeat domain-containing protein, protein MRLGLRLGQCSHGSIRDCLGTIDSPEPAQVSTLDLRRQQLRDLSGIERFPNLRVLHLDHNQIDTVAGLTALQQLQILFLGGNNRIPESQLQRLSALNIADFRRPDWKTQ, encoded by the coding sequence ATGCGACTCGGACTCCGGCTAGGCCAATGCTCCCATGGGAGTATCCGGGATTGCCTTGGAACCATCGATAGTCCCGAGCCGGCTCAGGTGAGCACCCTAGACCTGCGGCGTCAGCAGCTGAGGGACCTAAGCGGCATCGAGCGATTTCCCAATCTGCGAGTGCTGCACCTAGACCATAACCAGATTGACACCGTGGCGGGGCTGACGGCTCTGCAGCAGTTGCAGATTCTGTTTCTAGGCGGCAATAATCGGATTCCAGAATCCCAACTGCAACGCTTGTCGGCGCTGAATATCGCCGATTTTCGTCGTCCCGACTGGAAAACCCAATGA
- a CDS encoding CatB-related O-acetyltransferase, translating to MTHGPSPDTKHPIAAQPRLVYLKTVITNPNIIVGDYTYYDDVEHPENFERNVLYHFDFIGDKLIIGKFCSIATGVTFIMNGGNHRTDWFTNYPFPVFGQGWEVAMPNEWPYKGDTVVGHDVWLGYDATLMPGVQVGDGAIVAAKSVVTQSVAPYTVVGGNPARQLRQRFDDATIQALLEIQWWHWDIAKITRNLTAICGADLAALRQAI from the coding sequence ATGACCCATGGCCCCTCCCCCGACACCAAACATCCCATCGCCGCCCAACCGCGACTGGTCTACCTGAAGACCGTCATCACCAACCCCAACATCATCGTGGGAGACTACACCTATTACGACGATGTGGAGCATCCAGAAAACTTCGAGCGCAATGTGCTCTACCACTTCGATTTCATCGGCGACAAGCTGATCATCGGCAAGTTTTGCTCCATCGCCACCGGCGTTACCTTCATCATGAACGGGGGCAACCATCGCACCGACTGGTTCACCAATTATCCCTTTCCGGTGTTTGGCCAGGGCTGGGAAGTTGCCATGCCAAATGAGTGGCCCTATAAAGGCGACACCGTGGTGGGCCATGATGTCTGGTTGGGCTACGACGCCACCCTAATGCCGGGAGTACAGGTGGGAGACGGCGCCATCGTCGCGGCCAAGTCGGTGGTGACTCAATCGGTGGCTCCCTACACGGTGGTGGGCGGCAACCCGGCCCGCCAGCTGCGCCAGCGGTTTGACGACGCCACGATTCAAGCCCTGCTGGAGATCCAATGGTGGCATTGGGACATCGCCAAAATCACCCGCAACCTCACCGCCATCTGTGGGGCTGACCTAGCCGCCCTGCGTCAAGCCATCTAA
- a CDS encoding ASCH domain-containing protein: protein MRPLTWGNAENTDAIEAYWQAYRAALPEAVPPEPYLVDRFGDTPALADTLGQLVLAGTKTATCLALWE from the coding sequence ATGAGGCCACTCACATGGGGCAACGCAGAGAATACCGACGCAATTGAGGCTTACTGGCAGGCCTATCGGGCCGCGTTGCCTGAGGCAGTGCCGCCGGAGCCGTATTTGGTCGATCGGTTTGGCGATACTCCGGCCTTGGCCGATACCCTAGGCCAACTGGTGCTGGCGGGGACTAAAACCGCTACCTGTTTGGCCCTGTGGGAATGA
- a CDS encoding CHAT domain-containing protein, with amino-acid sequence MRQITKLLSLLAATTFSLPATQTAALALKSHEIESLGSITQLKQAQSSSDQDNPSSGVLEAGDQIFSDTDRRFDSYSFEGDAEETIRITVTSEAFVPVISLVDETTGEVIGRQTGEAGTVSLTRQLPRNGRYILRITATEVPGEGDYQFRVASVQEVSGSETEADRLLDRGYTQARQGQFETAIRFYEQALTLYREMGDRNGEAIILLNLGLAHNSLGQFENAISLFEQVLTLIGEGNVSPEDRVVRLTREQGALGGLAVAYRELGQYERAIALFQQQIPILQELEDRFQEGRALGNLGIAYRESGQYEQAIEVLQQRIDIAREIGDRSGEGSGLGNLGLAYDGLGQHERAIELFEERLAIARELGERDKQSLAFGYLGNAYIQLGEKEQAINALQESLTIAREIGYHIQEGRILVGLGEFLAEQEDYEQAIDFYEEALIVLDALDDRAEQGRILEDLGNAYLSLSQYEQAINYYQESLAIRHAVGDRWGEAAVLNGLGLVYSRLSQYESAIEFYQQSVEIAREVGNRQGEGASLGNIGDAYYDLAWYERAIDFQQRSLEVAREVNNRLGEATALGSLGNSYSALGQRDRAIDLHEQSLAIAQEIGDLSTQGNALNNLGIIYHRLADYELSAELHQQASVIFREVGDRLGESAALGNLGSTYYGLGQYQRAIEYYQQQLAINRDIGNLAGQVSALGNLSTLYERTGNYQQAVKLTEETLLILNQNRQAFTSPESLSVFSEAYTRLGYYPQAIELNQRGLEIARRNNELQWQALFLGNLGSVYMRLGNNQKAFDFYQESLAIAREIGHRQGEGAMLGNLANIYRNWEQYQQAIGFYEKHVSIAREVSNRVGEANALGNLATVYSILGDHEKVIELSEQALEVARQTDDPTTESASLKTLASGNLGLYRYERAIELYQQSLEIDRAIGDRNSEALSLSNIGSIYLTNQQASLAEAALTSAVDILDSLRSADLTDTDKISIFETQQLAFQRLQQAFVEQEKYEPALTVAERGRAQALSEILTKQLVTEESATVERSVSLEEIKTFATQQQVTVVEYSLIRFLDDKSWVLYVWVISSDGTIAFRQHPLTDIDLGNLVTDTRQAIGVRGDRTSAAINVEYTPERLAQLRAETDQKLSQLYNLLIEPIADLLPTDPNQPVVFIPQGELFLVPFPALKDANGDYLIEHHTILTAPSIQVLQLTRDIAESRDSSVDNPVIVGNPTMPTVTFLSDNGSFEDVRLRPLSGAQREAEAIADFLQAPALIGNQATEAAVKRQLAGADLIHLATHGLLEYGDPRETGTRDTPGAIALAPGNGEDGLLTSREILQMDLQADLVVLSACDTGRGRITGDGVIGLSRSFVAAGVPSILVSLWAVPDAPTAELMTEFYRQLSQGHTKAQALRQAMLAVMQEHPDPKDWAAFTLIGEAE; translated from the coding sequence ATGCGTCAAATTACTAAATTGCTAAGTCTGCTAGCGGCTACAACTTTTAGTCTGCCTGCCACTCAGACTGCAGCATTAGCACTCAAGTCTCACGAGATTGAATCTCTAGGTAGCATCACTCAACTCAAGCAGGCTCAATCCTCATCAGATCAAGATAATCCCAGCAGTGGTGTCTTAGAGGCAGGAGACCAAATCTTCAGCGATACAGATCGCCGATTTGATTCCTACAGTTTCGAGGGAGACGCGGAGGAAACCATACGAATTACAGTCACAAGTGAAGCGTTTGTTCCGGTTATTTCTCTCGTAGATGAGACAACAGGTGAAGTAATTGGTCGCCAAACTGGGGAAGCAGGGACCGTGTCCCTCACGCGGCAACTCCCTCGTAACGGGCGTTATATATTGCGGATTACTGCTACTGAGGTGCCGGGCGAGGGTGACTATCAATTCAGGGTTGCGAGTGTCCAAGAGGTATCCGGATCAGAAACCGAAGCCGATCGACTCCTGGATCGAGGCTACACCCAAGCCCGACAAGGTCAGTTTGAAACCGCGATTCGGTTCTATGAACAGGCGTTGACCCTTTATCGGGAAATGGGCGATCGCAATGGTGAAGCTATCATTTTGTTGAATTTGGGGTTAGCTCACAATTCACTGGGCCAATTTGAGAACGCAATTAGCCTGTTTGAACAAGTGCTAACTTTGATCGGCGAAGGAAATGTTTCGCCAGAAGATAGGGTAGTTCGACTAACTCGGGAACAGGGGGCTCTGGGGGGGTTGGCAGTTGCCTATCGGGAACTGGGTCAATATGAGCGGGCGATCGCCCTATTTCAGCAACAAATCCCCATCTTGCAGGAACTCGAGGATCGCTTCCAGGAAGGGCGTGCTTTAGGGAATTTGGGTATTGCCTATCGGGAGTCGGGGCAATACGAGCAGGCGATCGAGGTTTTACAGCAACGGATAGACATTGCCCGCGAGATTGGCGATCGCTCTGGTGAAGGCTCTGGCCTGGGTAATTTAGGGCTTGCTTACGATGGTTTAGGCCAACATGAACGAGCGATCGAACTCTTTGAGGAACGTCTAGCGATAGCCCGCGAACTTGGAGAACGTGACAAGCAAAGTTTAGCCTTCGGATATTTGGGAAATGCCTACATTCAGCTTGGCGAGAAGGAACAGGCTATCAATGCTTTGCAGGAATCCCTGACTATTGCTCGTGAAATTGGATATCACATTCAAGAGGGGCGAATTTTAGTAGGGTTGGGTGAGTTTCTCGCTGAGCAAGAAGACTATGAACAAGCAATTGATTTCTACGAAGAAGCTCTGATTGTTCTCGATGCACTCGATGATCGTGCTGAACAAGGTCGCATTCTAGAAGATTTGGGCAATGCTTACCTATCCCTAAGTCAATATGAGCAAGCAATTAACTATTACCAGGAATCCTTAGCAATTAGACATGCAGTCGGTGATCGCTGGGGTGAAGCGGCTGTGCTGAATGGTTTGGGCCTCGTTTACTCTCGCCTGAGCCAATATGAAAGTGCTATCGAGTTCTATCAGCAGTCCGTAGAAATTGCCCGTGAAGTCGGTAATCGCCAAGGTGAGGGAGCCTCCCTCGGAAATATAGGTGATGCCTACTATGATTTAGCGTGGTATGAGAGAGCTATCGATTTCCAGCAACGGTCTTTAGAGGTTGCGCGCGAGGTTAACAATCGTCTAGGTGAGGCGACTGCACTGGGTAGCTTAGGCAATAGCTACTCAGCCTTAGGTCAACGCGATCGTGCCATTGATTTACATGAGCAATCATTAGCAATTGCCCAGGAGATTGGTGATCTTTCGACCCAAGGCAACGCGCTAAATAACTTGGGAATTATCTATCACCGTCTTGCTGATTATGAGCTTTCTGCGGAGTTACATCAGCAAGCCTCAGTGATCTTTAGAGAAGTTGGCGATCGCCTTGGGGAATCAGCTGCTCTAGGAAATCTAGGGAGCACCTACTATGGTTTAGGTCAATATCAGCGAGCCATCGAATACTATCAACAACAACTCGCCATTAATCGCGACATTGGCAACCTGGCTGGCCAAGTTTCTGCTCTAGGCAATCTGAGTACCCTTTATGAGAGGACAGGCAATTACCAGCAAGCTGTCAAGCTAACTGAAGAAACTCTACTGATTCTAAATCAAAATAGACAAGCGTTCACGAGCCCAGAGTCTCTTAGTGTCTTTAGCGAAGCATACACTAGATTAGGTTACTATCCGCAGGCAATAGAACTCAATCAACGAGGGTTAGAGATTGCTCGCAGAAATAATGAGCTTCAGTGGCAGGCACTATTTCTGGGAAACTTAGGCAGCGTCTATATGAGATTAGGTAATAACCAGAAAGCCTTTGATTTTTATCAAGAGTCTTTGGCCATCGCTCGTGAAATTGGGCATCGCCAAGGTGAGGGAGCTATGCTAGGAAATCTAGCTAACATATATAGAAATTGGGAGCAGTACCAGCAAGCAATTGGTTTTTATGAGAAACATGTGAGCATCGCACGCGAAGTCAGCAATCGTGTTGGAGAGGCTAATGCGTTAGGAAACTTGGCTACAGTTTATTCGATTCTGGGTGACCATGAAAAGGTAATAGAATTAAGCGAGCAAGCTCTAGAAGTTGCTCGCCAGACAGATGATCCTACGACGGAAAGTGCATCTCTCAAAACCTTGGCTTCTGGTAATCTGGGTCTATATCGATATGAACGCGCTATTGAACTTTATCAGCAATCTCTAGAGATTGACCGTGCAATTGGCGATCGCAATAGTGAAGCCCTTTCATTAAGCAATATAGGCTCTATATATTTGACTAATCAGCAGGCTAGTCTGGCAGAAGCAGCTCTAACTTCAGCAGTTGACATCTTAGATTCTCTACGATCTGCTGACCTGACTGACACGGACAAAATTTCTATATTTGAGACTCAGCAACTGGCTTTTCAGAGATTGCAACAAGCATTCGTAGAACAAGAAAAATACGAGCCTGCTCTAACTGTGGCTGAGCGAGGACGAGCACAAGCTCTCTCCGAAATTCTAACTAAACAGTTGGTGACTGAAGAGTCTGCGACCGTTGAAAGGTCTGTGAGCTTAGAGGAAATCAAGACTTTTGCCACACAACAGCAAGTCACCGTGGTCGAGTACTCTTTAATTCGTTTCTTGGATGATAAGTCTTGGGTTCTCTACGTCTGGGTTATCTCGTCTGACGGCACGATCGCATTTCGCCAACACCCCCTGACCGACATTGATCTAGGCAATCTTGTGACCGATACGCGGCAAGCAATCGGGGTGCGGGGCGATCGCACCTCTGCTGCGATCAACGTCGAGTATACCCCCGAACGCCTGGCCCAGCTGCGGGCTGAAACTGACCAAAAGCTTTCCCAACTGTACAATCTGCTGATTGAGCCGATTGCAGATCTGCTGCCGACGGATCCTAATCAGCCTGTTGTCTTTATTCCGCAGGGCGAACTCTTCCTGGTGCCCTTTCCGGCGCTGAAAGACGCCAATGGTGATTATTTGATCGAACACCACACCATTCTCACCGCGCCTTCGATTCAGGTGTTGCAACTGACTAGAGACATTGCCGAGAGCCGCGATTCATCTGTTGATAATCCTGTGATCGTGGGCAATCCCACCATGCCCACCGTCACCTTCCTCAGTGACAACGGCAGCTTTGAGGACGTGCGCCTGAGGCCGCTATCTGGGGCACAGCGGGAGGCTGAAGCCATTGCTGACTTCTTGCAAGCGCCTGCCTTGATCGGTAATCAGGCCACTGAAGCCGCCGTGAAACGCCAACTGGCCGGGGCAGACCTAATACACCTGGCCACCCATGGCCTGCTGGAATACGGCGATCCGCGAGAAACTGGCACCCGTGATACTCCTGGGGCCATTGCCCTGGCCCCTGGCAACGGCGAAGATGGATTACTCACGTCCCGCGAGATCCTGCAGATGGACTTGCAGGCGGATCTGGTGGTGCTCAGTGCCTGTGACACTGGACGGGGCCGCATCACGGGTGATGGGGTGATTGGCCTATCCCGGTCCTTCGTAGCAGCAGGGGTGCCCAGCATTCTGGTGTCTCTGTGGGCAGTGCCCGATGCCCCCACAGCTGAGTTAATGACGGAGTTCTATCGTCAATTGTCTCAGGGACACACGAAAGCCCAGGCCTTGCGGCAGGCCATGTTGGCTGTGATGCAAGAGCATCCCGATCCCAAAGACTGGGCGGCGTTTACCCTGATCGGCGAGGCAGAGTGA
- a CDS encoding Uma2 family endonuclease — MVPITRKPQLEQTDPPRSPRETLPTMYDLPSEHPEEPGLPDVGASPSRDVFHDLQPQLLSRTLRLQQVAQGNYLTASDLNLYYDVNHPLWYKRPDWFLAIHVPRLYDGKDLRRSYVVWQEGRSPYVAIEFLSPGTEREDLGRFYGNSASEAMMPAPTSVLNQDADPDAAHPSAKLEVYERYLRIPHYLVYERHSQQLRYFKLDGGQYQEQALNPKNPRVWLGDLQIGLGIWQGEFEGVLGHWLRWCDGNGTWLLTDAEQAQAQLLQAAHNLLATGMELETVAQLLNLSEQQLQVLR, encoded by the coding sequence ATGGTTCCGATCACCCGCAAACCCCAGCTAGAGCAGACGGATCCGCCGCGGTCGCCGCGGGAGACCCTACCGACGATGTATGACTTGCCCAGTGAGCATCCCGAGGAGCCTGGTTTGCCCGACGTTGGCGCCAGCCCGTCGCGAGACGTATTTCATGATTTACAGCCCCAACTCCTCAGCCGCACCCTACGCCTGCAGCAGGTGGCCCAAGGCAACTATCTCACAGCCTCTGACCTCAACCTCTATTACGACGTCAACCATCCCCTCTGGTACAAACGCCCCGATTGGTTCCTAGCCATCCATGTGCCGCGACTGTATGACGGTAAAGATCTGCGTCGCAGCTATGTGGTCTGGCAAGAGGGCCGCAGTCCCTACGTGGCGATTGAGTTCCTGTCTCCGGGGACGGAACGGGAGGATCTAGGCCGTTTCTATGGAAATAGTGCGTCAGAAGCGATGATGCCTGCCCCAACATCGGTTCTGAATCAAGACGCTGACCCAGATGCCGCCCACCCGTCCGCTAAGTTGGAGGTCTATGAGCGTTATTTGCGCATCCCTCACTACCTGGTGTATGAGCGCCACTCCCAGCAGTTGCGCTACTTCAAGCTGGATGGCGGCCAGTATCAGGAACAGGCCCTCAATCCCAAGAATCCCAGGGTATGGCTAGGGGATTTGCAGATTGGCCTGGGAATTTGGCAGGGCGAGTTCGAAGGGGTGCTTGGGCATTGGTTGCGTTGGTGCGACGGCAACGGCACCTGGCTGCTCACCGATGCCGAACAGGCTCAGGCTCAATTGTTGCAAGCCGCCCACAATCTACTGGCTACTGGGATGGAGCTGGAAACGGTTGCGCAGCTGTTGAATCTTTCGGAGCAACAGTTGCAGGTATTGCGGTGA
- a CDS encoding nucleotidyltransferase family protein → MAKTALDLSPDEWKQYRLPERPITPEIEARWYRAWQLIPELVRRLREDFGAQQIKVFGSAINAAYFSAESDIDLAVWGIPSARYFAAALAVDEFNPEFKVDLIDPTRCHIKLRERINNEGIDV, encoded by the coding sequence ATGGCTAAAACTGCATTGGATCTAAGCCCCGATGAATGGAAACAGTACAGGTTGCCTGAACGCCCCATTACACCAGAGATCGAAGCACGTTGGTATCGGGCCTGGCAACTCATTCCTGAATTGGTGAGGCGACTACGGGAAGACTTTGGTGCTCAACAAATTAAGGTGTTTGGGTCTGCAATCAATGCCGCGTATTTTTCAGCGGAATCTGATATTGACTTAGCCGTATGGGGTATTCCCAGCGCGAGATACTTTGCAGCAGCGTTAGCCGTAGACGAATTTAATCCTGAATTTAAGGTGGATTTGATCGACCCAACCCGATGTCACATCAAGCTTCGCGAACGGATCAACAATGAAGGTATTGACGTATGA
- a CDS encoding peptidylprolyl isomerase, with the protein MTDSTNPQVFFDITIGGQPAGRIVIELRTDVTPQTAENFRALCTGEQGTGASGKPLHFKGSSFHRIIPDFMCQGGDFTRGNGTGGESIYGRTFADENFELKHTGPGILSMANAGPGTNGSQFFLTTVATPWLDGKHVVFGHVVEGMDVVKRMEAVGSSSGKPRQPVVIADCGQL; encoded by the coding sequence ATGACTGACTCGACCAATCCCCAAGTCTTCTTCGACATCACCATCGGTGGCCAACCGGCCGGCCGCATCGTGATAGAATTGCGGACCGATGTGACGCCCCAGACCGCTGAGAACTTCCGCGCCCTCTGCACGGGAGAGCAGGGCACGGGAGCCTCGGGCAAGCCCTTGCATTTCAAGGGATCCTCCTTTCACCGCATCATTCCCGACTTCATGTGCCAGGGGGGTGACTTTACCCGCGGCAATGGCACCGGCGGCGAGTCGATCTATGGCCGCACCTTCGCCGATGAGAATTTCGAGTTAAAGCACACCGGGCCGGGAATCTTGAGCATGGCCAATGCCGGTCCGGGCACCAATGGCTCCCAATTTTTCCTCACCACCGTGGCCACCCCTTGGCTGGATGGCAAGCATGTGGTCTTCGGCCACGTGGTCGAGGGCATGGATGTGGTCAAGCGCATGGAAGCGGTGGGTAGCAGCAGCGGCAAACCCAGGCAACCGGTGGTGATTGCCGACTGCGGCCAGCTCTAA
- a CDS encoding Mur ligase family protein codes for MKAIVLIPIVVLAKLLIRLLRLSGRGSGTALPGLLVNRYFPFVFPALVAQIPYIIVITGTNGKTTTQTMLSAILGQRPQMRVLRNQAGANLSQGILSQLLRQADLRGRLQATHAIFEVEEATLPRIARLLRPDIIAVTNLYRDQLDAYGETDMTEKLIRDGIGQCPQATVVLNGNDPRTARLTQGLANPTYWIALTDAIARQLPYEGTPRATDSLSQNILRATQIQIQPDLTSTCEVSGVLDDQPISGVSVKVLAPGFFHVYNALTALAIAQRLGLTLPEAAQGLQRFNPAFGRGEILVKRRGGTQVCYQVLLIKNPAGFTLTLELLKRLPALKLLLIINDNTADGKDVSWLWDSELERLQGADLAWILCSGIRAKDMAVRLKYALAAAPGSPCPIAVCESIPAAIDQTCSRGQDGDTIYVLPTYTAMLAFRKAMGKVLE; via the coding sequence ATGAAAGCCATCGTCCTGATTCCCATTGTTGTGTTGGCGAAGCTGCTGATTCGCCTGCTGCGGTTGAGTGGACGCGGCTCTGGTACGGCGTTGCCGGGTCTGTTGGTGAATCGCTATTTCCCCTTCGTGTTTCCGGCCCTGGTGGCCCAGATTCCCTACATCATCGTCATCACCGGCACTAATGGGAAGACCACCACCCAAACCATGCTCAGTGCCATTCTGGGGCAACGGCCCCAGATGCGGGTGCTACGTAATCAGGCGGGGGCGAATCTGAGTCAGGGTATTTTGTCGCAGTTGTTGCGGCAGGCCGATCTCCGGGGTCGTCTGCAGGCCACCCATGCCATCTTCGAGGTGGAAGAGGCCACCCTGCCTCGCATCGCTCGCCTGCTGCGGCCCGATATCATTGCCGTCACCAACTTGTATCGGGACCAGCTGGATGCCTATGGCGAAACCGACATGACGGAAAAGTTGATTCGGGATGGCATTGGCCAATGCCCGCAAGCGACGGTGGTGCTGAATGGCAATGATCCGCGCACGGCCCGCCTCACCCAGGGGCTAGCCAACCCTACCTACTGGATTGCCCTGACCGATGCCATTGCCCGGCAGTTGCCCTATGAGGGTACTCCCCGAGCCACGGATTCCCTGAGTCAGAATATCTTGCGGGCCACCCAGATTCAAATTCAGCCGGATTTAACCAGCACCTGCGAGGTCAGCGGAGTCCTTGATGATCAGCCCATTTCGGGAGTCTCAGTTAAGGTATTAGCTCCGGGCTTCTTCCATGTCTACAATGCCCTCACGGCCCTGGCCATCGCCCAGCGTCTGGGCCTTACTCTCCCAGAGGCGGCCCAGGGGTTGCAGCGGTTTAACCCGGCCTTTGGTCGCGGGGAAATTCTGGTGAAGCGGCGGGGAGGGACCCAGGTCTGCTATCAGGTGCTGTTGATTAAGAATCCGGCTGGGTTCACCCTGACCCTGGAATTGCTGAAGCGGCTGCCGGCCTTAAAGTTGCTGCTGATCATCAACGACAATACCGCCGACGGCAAAGATGTGTCTTGGCTCTGGGACAGCGAGCTGGAGCGGCTACAGGGAGCCGACCTGGCGTGGATCCTCTGCAGTGGCATTCGGGCTAAGGATATGGCGGTGCGGCTAAAATATGCCCTGGCGGCAGCCCCTGGCAGCCCTTGCCCGATCGCGGTCTGCGAGTCGATTCCGGCGGCCATCGATCAGACCTGCAGTCGCGGCCAAGACGGCGATACCATCTATGTACTGCCCACTTATACGGCCATGCTGGCTTTCCGCAAGGCCATGGGTAAAGTGCTGGAGTAG